Proteins encoded by one window of Aphis gossypii isolate Hap1 chromosome X, ASM2018417v2, whole genome shotgun sequence:
- the LOC126552671 gene encoding uncharacterized protein LOC126552671 — translation MTRSRLLYFRKKPVSKKTKKSTAICYTDKILDLITDPTIPTDAENTLNIKKDDCSLTVKTPVDNTAVDYWTIAHYKCAKIDKVALQDRWKHAECSLKISLTGQHPDDLTTAKEMVTLIQSVFDKMM, via the exons ATGACGAGGAGTCGGTTGTTGTATTTCcgaa AAAAACCAGTATCGAAAAAGACGAAAAAg agcactgctatttgttatacagacaaaatattagatttaataacagATCCAACTATACCAACCGATGCAGAGAACaccttgaatataaaaaaggatGATTGTTCATTAACGGTTAAGACACCTGTAGACAATACGGCTGTAGATTACTGGACTATAGCACATTATAAATGTGCTAAAATTGATAAAGTTGCTCTGcaagatag ATGGAAGCATGCTGAATGCTCActcaaaatatctttaacaGGACAGCATCCGGATGATTTAACTACAGCCAAAGAAATGGTGACGCTCATTCAAtctgttttcgacaaaatgaTGTGA